From Colias croceus chromosome 27, ilColCroc2.1, one genomic window encodes:
- the LOC123703749 gene encoding RNA polymerase-associated protein Rtf1, which produces MAKRKNKPLIDSDSSSECSDLDSQFLNLAKKKKKPGESPPPSKSKGKSSGSESDWDDDDKKGDKSSSSSGSESNSDAKSDTSRKKEPARSSRKSSSEEERRKTEQTKEVRKSVDSAGSGKKRDVYSEPEEGEVSSHSSDNDSIDSEEEFDDGYDENLMGDEEDRARLAAMSEKEREQEIFKRIERRDLMKTRWEIERKLRLARRSAAERGASPGELARRRERRKQRRAMRHQRATVHAMKEAEAREKANEKRESDIEEPKEEETAKEKPPPSPGEIADDGKDSDRALDRSGSPLFGAKSERKRNVDESRVNAMAALRAQRDARAKLSEHRQKRREEQRREGDDDADAEIIGGTSKQSVKLKASDIYSDDSGSDSDDNKSQGRRSSSSSSSSSGEEPEPRREREQEEVKYADTRDQINKLRLSRFKLERLVHLPFFARVVTGCFVRIGIGNNNGNPVYRVAEIIDVYETAKVYNLGNTRTNKGLKLRHGTQDRVFRLEFVSNQEFTDTEFQKWIKAIKDANKKPPTMDFVRNKISEVKDALMYEFKEEDVEKIVAEKERFRSHPTNYAMKKTQLMKERDVAQLRGDEELVMDLNAKIQELEDRASQLDKTRTSSIQSISYINNRNRKLNVETAEKAIMEEIKANKGKKTDDPFTRRHTKPVMNFKSHVGGRSQELEKNQEEEAVAQKQREEESKVIKERQEKERLAQATEVERSKPREKSSTDNSLYSLHDFDINIDIDLPIARAVSSQPKQITTKVKETGPKRSLNLEEYKKRHGLI; this is translated from the exons ATGGCTAAGAGAAAGAATAAACCATTAATTGATTCCGATTCTAGCAGCGAATGTTCCGACTTAGATTCT CAATTTCTAAACCTCgctaaaaagaaaaagaagccTGGTGAATCTCCACCGCCCTCTAAATCTAAAGGCAAATCGTCAGGCAGTGAATCAGATTGGGACGATGATGATAAGAAAGGTG acaaatcatcatcatcgtccGGCTCAGAGTCAAACAGCGACGCGAAAAGCGATACCTCCCGCAAGAAGGAGCCAGCGAGATCGTCACGTAAGAGTTCCTCAGAAGAGGAGCGGAGAAAGACAGAGCAGACGAAGGAAGTTAGGAAGAGTGTGGATAGTGCTGGGTCGGGGAAGAAGAGAGATGTTTATAGCGAACCGGAAGAGG gtgAAGTATCATCACATTCGTCAGATAATGATTCCATCGACTCGGAGGAAGAATTTGACGATGG atacgACGAAAACTTGATGGGCGATGAAGAAGACAGAGCCAGATTGGCGGCCATGTCTGAAAAAGAGCGGGAACAGGAGATATTCAAACGTATCGAACGGCGTGATTTAATGAAGACAAG ATGGGAGATAGAACGCAAGCTACGCCTCGCGCGTCGCTCAGCCGCGGAACGAGGCGCGTCCCCCGGCGAGCTCGCGCGGCGCCGCGAGCGCAGGAAGCAGAGACGCGCCATGAGGCATCAGCGGGCCACTGTGCATGCTATGAAGGAGGCCGAGGCAAGGGAGAAGGCTAACGAGAAACGGG AATCAGATATAGAAGAGCCGAAAGAAGAAGAGACAGCGAAAGAGAAGCCACCTCCCAGTCCTGGTGAAATTGCTGACGATGGAAAGGATTCAG ATCGAGCACTAGACCGCAGCGGTTCCCCGTTATTCGGCGCAAAGAGCGAACGAAAGCGGAATGTCGACGAATCTCGAGTCAACGCTATGGCCGCGCTCCGTGCTCAGAGAGACGCGAGGGCTAAACTTAGTGAACATAGACAGAAGAGACGGGAGGAGCAGAGGAGGGAGGGGGACGAT GACGCAGACGCGGAAATAATCGGCGGCACAAGCAAGCAAAGTGTCAAGTTAAAAGCGTCAGATATTTACTCGGACGACTCGGGCAGCGACTCGGATGATAATAAATCACAAG GCCGGCGcagttcatcatcatcatcatcatcgtctGGTGAAGAACCGGAGCCGAGGAGGGAACGGGAACAGGAGGAAGTCAAATATGCAGATACTAGGgatcaaattaataaattacgaCTTAGCAG atttaAATTAGAAAGACTAGTCCATTTGCCTTTCTTCGCCCGCGTCGTCACAGGGTGCTTTGTTAGGATCGGAATCGGGAATAATAACGGCAACCCTGTATATAGA GTGGCAGAAATAATAGACGTCTATGAAACGGCTAAAGTATACAACTTAGGCAATACTAGAACAAATAAAGGATTGAAATTGAGACACGGGACACAGGACAGAGTTTTTCGATTGGAATTCGTTAGTAATCAG GAATTCACAGATACAGAGTTCCAGAAGTGGATCAAAGCTATAAAGGACGCGAATAAGAAGCCGCCGACTATGGATTTTGTTCGAAACAAAATTTCTGAAGTCAAAGACGCCCTTATGTATGAGTTTAag GAAGAGGACGTAGAAAAGATAGTAGCGGAAAAAGAAAGATTCCGCTCGCATCCGACGAACTACGCTATGAAGAAAACGCAACTCATGAAGGAGAGAGATGTCGCACAGCTGAG AGGCGACGAAGAACTAGTGATGGATTTAAATGCTAAAATACAAGAATTGGAAGACAGAGCCAGTCAATTGGACAAAACGCGAACGTCGTCCATACAGAGTATAtcgtatataaataataggaaCAGGAAGTTGAATGTGGAGACCGCGGAAAAGGCTATAATGGAAGAG ataaaagcaaataaagGTAAAAAGACAGACGATCCGTTCACGAGGCGGCATACAAAGCCGGTGATGAATTTCAAGTCACATGTGGGCGGACGGAGTCAG GAGTTAGAAAAGAATCAAGAAGAGGAAGCGGTCGCGCAGAAACAGAGAGAGGAAGAGAGTAAAGTAATTAAGGAGAGACAGGAGAAAGAGAGATTGGCG CAAGCAACGGAAGTGGAACGAAGCAAGCCGCGAGAGAAGAGCTCGACGGACAACAGTCTGTACTCGTTGCACgattttgatattaatattgaCATCGATTTGCCCATAGCTA GAGCGGTATCAAGCCAGCCGAAGCAAATAACTACGAAAGTGAAAGAAACAGGCCCGAAACGATCTTTGAATCTCGAGGAATACAAGAAGAGACACGGGCTCATATAG
- the LOC123703767 gene encoding transcription factor MafK, producing the protein MPHDLKGLAARKALMAPLSPTPCAEISDDELVSISVRDLNRQLKMRGLTRDQIVRMKQRRRTLKNRGYAASCRIKRIEQKDELETEKSQEWHDMEAMQEENNRIRDEIEALRSKYDALKRFATMKSIPLPADLDIIP; encoded by the exons ATGCCTCATGATTTAAAAGGCCTGGCGGCAAGGAAGGCTCTCATG GCTCCCTTATCACCAACTCCATGTGCCGAAATCAGTGATGATGAGCTGGTCTCCATATCAGTGCGGGACTTGAACAGGCAGCTGAAGATGAGGGGCTTGACGAGGGATCAGATTGTAAG aATGAAGCAAAGACGGCGTACATTAAAGAATCGGGGTTACGCAGCGTCGTGTCGAATCAAACGAATAGAGCAGAAGGATGAATTGGAAACTGAGAAAAGTCAG gaatGGCACGACATGGAAGCAATGCAGGAAGAAAATAACAGAATTCGTGACGAAATTGAAGCGTTAAGGTCTAAATATGACGCCTTGAAGCGATTTGCCACTATGAAAAGCATTCCTTTGCCCGCCGACCTTGATATTATACCATag